A stretch of the Aminipila terrae genome encodes the following:
- a CDS encoding immunoglobulin-like domain-containing protein yields the protein MAAYIVAKLSTGQAVSEDEWKKLAGFQMEDGQYKRTASASSANGEATAMAAIALDYGKRLESDANAKSVFLRLAEANQADRTAGKEAEEAVFKTVADLKTTVDSAATVDDIVALIKEKEDTVSLVSSNEKVVSSADKEVHPLQPGEPDNTVQLKIIIKSGNCATVIRTKVFNIEPEDKTFPFGKNMELLKQYYKSYPLDKASKGINKCHQAFSLASLMNDPQLGGIADNTQFYGTGGYYSDDVTFRNPEASAVLDWIAMDKDPRQYIKVYPSTGLTEQADLISEMISGQYDNGSFSNPSSTLGYPVRNCVVNTMALEAYFGGKDWGNEQQAGTHYGRIGAIEDIFSHMIDAKDDKYAEERQDINVEGGRALAEIDRDGSLEIDGQVDQSLAIILFSRWLNDGTQITVKGETKPLKEFAQKEIDGILKTLKFVYDLDNSKNYGTEEYAYYISALVASGHKDKVDEYGLWNKLRNGRADNGAFYINPVHDDMPWDPATMGVAMAMGDYQNGKSILASMTYDTSILTDAEAVQKDTNNIKLPDIATEKISLPVKGYYGSTIVWESSNSDVINSSTGNIVRPEQGQMDAVVSLTANIKRGEASQTKTFLVKVLAIADQNNEKGTEDYDSLSIPLFVTGDIELPTTGKNGSNIVWESSKLETITNEGRVTLGDTDTKLTLKATVTNGTFIKVKEFQVTVSRQLSDDVVDKAVAQLRSYYNHNRDLTSSYWDIFAAKSVLGDDFDNYNFKLYDVKSHRASSTWQGTDYGAVVLQILAQGDNPIIIREKTMLKNYRNF from the coding sequence ATGGCAGCCTATATCGTTGCAAAACTTTCAACAGGGCAAGCGGTTAGTGAAGATGAGTGGAAGAAACTGGCGGGTTTCCAGATGGAAGACGGGCAGTATAAGCGCACGGCAAGTGCTTCATCAGCAAATGGAGAAGCTACTGCTATGGCTGCCATTGCTTTGGATTATGGAAAACGACTGGAAAGTGATGCAAACGCAAAATCAGTTTTTCTAAGACTGGCAGAAGCAAATCAGGCAGACCGTACCGCTGGAAAAGAAGCAGAAGAAGCAGTTTTTAAAACTGTGGCAGATTTAAAAACCACCGTGGATTCTGCGGCAACAGTAGATGATATTGTTGCTCTTATTAAAGAAAAAGAAGATACTGTTTCCTTAGTATCCTCTAATGAAAAAGTGGTTTCCTCTGCAGATAAAGAGGTTCATCCACTCCAACCGGGGGAGCCGGATAACACGGTTCAGCTAAAAATTATCATCAAAAGTGGTAACTGTGCAACGGTAATCCGGACAAAAGTTTTTAATATAGAACCAGAGGATAAAACATTTCCTTTTGGAAAAAATATGGAACTGTTAAAACAGTACTATAAAAGCTATCCGCTGGATAAAGCAAGCAAAGGCATTAACAAATGCCATCAGGCATTTTCGCTGGCTTCGTTAATGAATGATCCCCAGCTTGGAGGTATAGCGGACAATACACAGTTCTATGGCACAGGTGGGTACTATAGCGATGATGTAACTTTTAGGAACCCTGAAGCAAGTGCGGTGCTTGACTGGATTGCCATGGACAAAGATCCAAGGCAGTATATAAAGGTTTATCCCAGCACAGGATTGACAGAGCAGGCAGATTTAATTAGTGAAATGATATCTGGACAGTACGATAATGGGAGTTTTTCTAATCCTTCTTCAACACTCGGATATCCTGTAAGAAATTGTGTTGTAAACACAATGGCACTAGAGGCTTACTTCGGGGGAAAAGACTGGGGAAATGAGCAGCAGGCAGGAACCCATTATGGCAGAATAGGAGCTATTGAAGACATATTCTCGCACATGATAGATGCAAAAGATGACAAGTATGCAGAGGAACGTCAGGATATAAATGTAGAAGGTGGGCGGGCTTTAGCTGAGATTGACAGGGATGGATCTTTAGAAATTGATGGGCAGGTAGATCAGAGTCTTGCGATTATTCTATTCAGCCGCTGGTTAAATGATGGTACGCAAATTACCGTTAAGGGGGAGACAAAGCCGTTAAAAGAATTTGCGCAAAAAGAAATAGATGGAATTTTAAAGACTTTAAAGTTCGTTTATGATTTGGATAACTCAAAAAATTATGGAACAGAGGAATATGCCTATTATATTTCAGCTTTAGTTGCCAGTGGTCACAAAGATAAAGTGGATGAATACGGACTTTGGAACAAACTTCGTAACGGAAGAGCAGATAATGGAGCATTTTATATAAACCCAGTACATGATGATATGCCGTGGGATCCTGCAACCATGGGGGTTGCCATGGCCATGGGAGATTACCAGAATGGCAAGTCTATTTTGGCTTCCATGACTTATGATACTTCCATACTTACTGATGCAGAGGCTGTACAGAAAGATACCAACAATATCAAACTTCCAGACATTGCAACAGAAAAAATCTCCCTGCCTGTAAAAGGGTATTACGGGAGTACTATAGTATGGGAATCATCCAATTCAGATGTAATCAATTCTTCCACAGGGAATATAGTCAGACCAGAGCAAGGCCAAATGGATGCAGTCGTTTCGTTAACCGCTAATATTAAGCGAGGAGAAGCATCCCAGACAAAAACTTTTCTTGTAAAAGTGCTGGCAATTGCTGACCAAAACAATGAAAAAGGAACAGAAGACTATGATTCATTATCTATACCACTGTTTGTTACAGGAGATATAGAGCTGCCTACAACTGGGAAAAATGGAAGTAATATTGTGTGGGAGTCTTCTAAACTTGAGACTATTACAAATGAAGGTAGAGTAACTTTAGGAGATACAGACACAAAATTAACACTAAAGGCAACTGTAACAAATGGAACTTTTATTAAGGTAAAAGAATTCCAAGTGACTGTATCCAGGCAATTGTCAGATGACGTGGTGGATAAGGCTGTTGCTCAACTTCGCTCCTACTACAATCATAACAGAGATTTGACAAGCTCTTATTGGGATATTTTTGCAGCTAAATCCGTTTTGGGCGATGACTTTGATAATTATAACTTTAAATTATATGATGTAAAAAGTCATAGAGCCTCTTCTACTTGGCAGGGAACAGATTATGGGGCTGTTGTTCTGCAGATTTTAGCTCAGGGAGATAACCCTATAATTATCAGGGAGAAAACTATGTTGAAAAATTACAGAAATTTCTAG
- a CDS encoding S-layer homology domain-containing protein, whose translation MRIDVNSDSKASSIETIIPKSSIVTLSNGFVEAITLNTVIGEITFDKDIIKGLTKNVEGDLSISVAKAEEGSATAKLSSATDEVKAKLKGRPVYEFTARNGSQTVSQLGGTATATLPYILGNGEKAEGVVAYWLNPDGKLEIIKNGHMTDDSKYFVMENNHWSTYVIGYNEIKFADTINHWAKNKILYLAARDIVKGKSDTVFAPDSNITRAEFVQILANMSGADLSKYTGSKFKDVWENAWYANAVAWAVENGIAGGTGNEKFSPCANITRQDMSVMISKYVASISKKTLPETNKALKFADDYEIASYAKDAVTVMQKAGIINGEKNNLGSYNFNPKNKATRAEATAMIANYMK comes from the coding sequence TTGAGAATAGACGTAAATTCAGACAGTAAGGCTTCATCAATAGAAACAATTATACCTAAGTCTTCAATAGTTACCCTGTCAAATGGTTTTGTGGAGGCAATCACTTTAAATACGGTCATAGGTGAAATAACTTTTGATAAAGATATTATAAAGGGCCTGACTAAGAATGTGGAAGGAGATTTGAGCATTAGTGTGGCAAAAGCAGAAGAAGGAAGTGCTACGGCTAAGCTATCATCTGCAACCGATGAAGTCAAGGCAAAATTAAAAGGCAGACCCGTGTATGAATTTACCGCTCGGAACGGAAGTCAGACCGTTTCTCAACTGGGTGGAACAGCCACTGCCACTCTTCCATATATTCTTGGAAATGGTGAAAAAGCAGAAGGTGTTGTGGCGTATTGGTTAAATCCTGATGGAAAGCTTGAAATTATTAAAAATGGTCACATGACAGATGACAGCAAGTATTTTGTTATGGAAAATAATCACTGGTCCACCTATGTGATTGGTTACAATGAAATAAAATTTGCTGATACTATTAATCATTGGGCGAAAAACAAGATTTTATATCTGGCAGCCCGAGATATCGTTAAAGGAAAAAGTGACACAGTATTTGCACCAGACAGCAATATAACAAGGGCAGAGTTTGTACAGATTCTTGCTAACATGAGTGGAGCTGATTTGAGTAAATACACTGGTTCAAAATTTAAAGATGTATGGGAAAATGCATGGTATGCAAATGCTGTGGCATGGGCAGTTGAAAATGGCATTGCAGGTGGTACAGGAAACGAGAAATTCTCACCATGTGCAAATATTACAAGGCAGGATATGTCTGTAATGATTTCAAAATATGTCGCCAGTATTTCTAAGAAAACTCTTCCAGAAACGAATAAAGCCTTGAAGTTTGCTGATGATTATGAGATAGCCAGCTATGCAAAAGATGCTGTTACGGTCATGCAGAAAGCAGGTATCATAAACGGAGAGAAGAATAACTTAGGATCATATAACTTTAATCCAAAGAACAAGGCAACCAGAGCAGAAGCAACTGCCATGATTGCAAATTATATGAAGTAA
- a CDS encoding DUF4430 domain-containing protein has protein sequence MALDAAAADPQAHKYNRNSIEGFFKSQLGDLQYGPDLAGWSLIPMATTMMRNGNSDTTDELNNFIATLKEKQEKTGINKGLFNTGGVDGGSIALSNGCVVSGFTAMQKAGVPGFDLTNEEWKKDGTGVLDTLYNQEVAGKTDVNTQIAIEFGDVYYGDSVWRRIGVKPEQFEETIKSAGTLVTDGDGKYTTKSFDTLKNAYEAALQVKNDADRMKNYYFGQSYFNLKDAVDGLKEKGTAEISIYGKTGNSKILENASVHKSGTILDVLQQTALENKISITAGDKAIQELGGVKTDGKGQWYVYKKTEDGDGIRITEPLNQYNVEEGSYLIFKYCEDPSKLPDNSTLNQHLVYDAAQALKIGGAIDSSNEVTGDLLLTNDGLFGTSVTWLPNKLFAINENGKVTRDAKEDIIVLLTAKIYLNGTSTQKQFTVKVKSLNGDSPVVPTSKKAYISIDGPVGEKWGGKYAKTEIEIESGETAFSLLEKTGASLKVDKNTKYGVYIRGINGLSEFDRGNQSGWMYRVNGKFPGHSAALERVYQNDYVEWLYTKDLGRDVGGIFLE, from the coding sequence ATGGCTTTAGACGCAGCGGCAGCTGATCCACAGGCACATAAGTACAATAGAAATAGTATAGAAGGTTTTTTCAAAAGTCAACTAGGTGATTTGCAGTATGGTCCAGACCTTGCAGGATGGTCTTTAATTCCAATGGCAACCACTATGATGCGTAATGGAAATTCCGATACAACAGATGAATTAAATAACTTCATCGCAACATTAAAGGAAAAGCAAGAAAAAACGGGGATAAATAAAGGCTTGTTTAATACAGGTGGAGTAGATGGCGGAAGTATTGCATTATCCAATGGCTGCGTAGTAAGTGGCTTTACGGCTATGCAGAAGGCTGGTGTGCCAGGTTTTGATTTGACTAACGAAGAATGGAAAAAAGATGGCACTGGAGTTCTTGATACGCTGTATAACCAAGAGGTTGCTGGGAAAACTGATGTGAATACACAGATAGCCATTGAATTTGGAGATGTATATTACGGTGATAGTGTATGGAGAAGAATAGGGGTTAAACCTGAACAATTTGAAGAAACAATAAAAAGTGCAGGAACCCTTGTGACAGATGGTGACGGTAAATATACAACAAAAAGTTTTGACACTTTAAAGAATGCTTATGAGGCTGCATTACAGGTTAAAAATGATGCAGATAGAATGAAGAATTACTATTTTGGACAAAGTTATTTTAACTTAAAAGATGCAGTTGACGGACTGAAAGAAAAAGGCACTGCAGAGATATCCATTTACGGTAAAACAGGAAACAGCAAGATTTTAGAGAATGCTTCTGTACACAAAAGCGGAACTATATTGGATGTGTTACAGCAGACAGCTTTGGAAAATAAGATAAGCATTACTGCTGGCGATAAAGCTATTCAGGAGCTGGGAGGTGTTAAAACTGATGGTAAAGGGCAGTGGTATGTTTACAAAAAAACAGAAGATGGAGATGGTATCCGGATTACAGAGCCATTAAACCAGTATAATGTGGAAGAAGGAAGTTATTTAATATTTAAGTATTGTGAAGACCCTTCAAAACTACCAGATAATTCAACTTTAAATCAGCATTTGGTATACGATGCAGCTCAAGCATTGAAGATTGGTGGGGCCATTGATTCGAGCAATGAGGTCACAGGAGATTTACTTCTAACCAATGACGGATTATTTGGTACTTCTGTTACATGGCTTCCAAATAAGTTGTTTGCCATTAATGAGAACGGTAAAGTAACTAGGGATGCCAAAGAAGATATCATTGTGCTATTGACCGCAAAAATATATTTAAATGGGACAAGCACTCAGAAACAATTTACAGTAAAGGTAAAATCCTTAAATGGTGATTCTCCGGTTGTACCAACTTCAAAAAAAGCATATATCAGTATAGATGGTCCGGTAGGTGAAAAATGGGGTGGCAAATACGCTAAAACCGAAATAGAGATTGAATCCGGTGAGACGGCTTTCAGTCTGTTAGAAAAAACAGGAGCATCATTAAAGGTAGACAAAAATACTAAATATGGTGTTTACATAAGAGGAATTAATGGGCTGTCTGAATTTGACAGGGGCAATCAAAGTGGATGGATGTATCGGGTAAACGGAAAGTTCCCAGGACATTCAGCTGCTCTGGAACGAGTCTACCAGAATGATTATGTGGAATGGCTTTATACAAAGGATTTAGGACGTGATGTTGGGGGTATATTCCTGGAGTAG
- a CDS encoding UvrD-helicase domain-containing protein, translating into MKWTEKQAEAIGLRNKNMLVAAAAGSGKTAVLVERIKQLIIDEGVSVNEMLVVTFTNAAAAEMREKIVQAVTSEIEKNSGDTAFLRRQLNIIYKANISTFHAFALEVIRRFFHVIGIDPDFKICDEAQQIILQADAMDELFEEMFEKDNVDFTTFLNNYASSKNENAVKEMIREVFQTIQSVPEPWEWLENSVENLAMDEENFLQSGLFKEIKEYVEKELFYARTNYDKSIEIFEEAGAVKFAVKCREDLAAIDEAIETFESGNFQKFGENLGKISYARMVTTKDEKEPFDEVKEFAAIYRERCKDALKEIKQNYFSRPLHEYIEDMNKVHPYAKTLALLVKRFSEHYRQKKEEKKLIDFNDIEHYALKILKNEQAACEYRNKFKYIFIDEYQDSNVIQDTLIAAIKGENNLFMVGDVKQSIYKFRLAEPEIFVEKYERFKKQENQQDEKIDLNVNFRSKGNVIKAVNDLFARLMEGYDGDAALYKGVSYEGELDYPAELHLVDQKITEDMDVDEEIRELKSAEMEAFIAGKLIKESLGKSIFDAKNNIERPMTKRDIVILMRGQKNYADKFQQVLTEMDIPSHINDSDGYFDTLEIQIFLNLLRIIDNRRQDIPLISVLHSCIFDFTVEELAEIRSNCKNTSYYEAFYRYAAINPHIHSTLSEKCIDVLKKLAEWKQVSEFMPLDELIWKLLWDTGYFTFVGHYQGQTKTGKSQSLNR; encoded by the coding sequence ATGAAATGGACTGAAAAGCAGGCCGAAGCCATCGGGCTTAGAAATAAAAATATGCTGGTTGCGGCGGCGGCAGGTTCTGGTAAAACTGCTGTTTTAGTTGAAAGGATTAAACAATTAATCATAGATGAAGGTGTTTCTGTCAATGAGATGCTGGTAGTCACCTTTACTAATGCAGCAGCAGCAGAAATGAGAGAAAAAATCGTTCAGGCTGTAACCTCTGAGATTGAAAAGAATTCAGGAGATACAGCTTTTTTGCGTAGGCAGTTGAACATAATATATAAGGCCAATATCAGCACTTTCCATGCCTTTGCACTGGAAGTTATACGAAGATTTTTTCATGTGATTGGAATTGATCCTGATTTTAAGATCTGCGATGAAGCTCAACAGATCATACTTCAGGCAGATGCAATGGATGAGCTGTTTGAAGAAATGTTTGAAAAGGATAATGTTGATTTTACAACGTTCTTGAACAATTATGCTTCCAGCAAAAATGAAAATGCAGTAAAAGAAATGATACGGGAAGTATTCCAGACTATACAAAGTGTACCCGAACCGTGGGAATGGCTTGAAAATAGTGTAGAAAATTTAGCCATGGATGAAGAAAATTTTTTACAATCCGGTTTATTCAAAGAGATAAAGGAATATGTAGAAAAAGAACTTTTTTATGCCAGAACAAACTACGATAAATCTATTGAAATTTTTGAAGAAGCGGGAGCAGTAAAGTTTGCGGTAAAGTGCAGGGAAGACTTAGCAGCTATTGATGAAGCCATTGAAACTTTTGAATCAGGTAATTTTCAGAAGTTTGGTGAAAATCTTGGCAAAATTTCTTATGCAAGAATGGTAACCACGAAGGATGAAAAAGAGCCCTTTGATGAAGTTAAAGAGTTCGCAGCAATATACCGTGAACGATGCAAAGATGCGCTGAAGGAAATAAAGCAGAACTATTTTTCACGGCCTTTGCATGAGTACATTGAAGATATGAATAAAGTTCATCCATATGCAAAGACACTGGCGCTGTTGGTAAAAAGGTTCAGTGAGCATTACAGGCAAAAAAAAGAAGAGAAAAAACTGATTGATTTCAATGATATAGAACATTATGCTTTAAAAATATTAAAGAATGAACAGGCAGCGTGTGAATACAGAAATAAATTTAAATATATCTTTATTGATGAATACCAGGACAGCAATGTTATACAGGATACCCTTATCGCTGCTATCAAAGGTGAAAATAACTTATTTATGGTTGGTGACGTAAAACAGAGTATCTACAAATTCAGACTGGCAGAACCGGAAATTTTTGTTGAAAAATATGAACGTTTCAAGAAACAGGAAAACCAACAGGATGAGAAGATAGACTTAAATGTAAACTTTAGAAGTAAAGGTAATGTTATAAAAGCGGTAAATGATTTATTCGCAAGACTCATGGAAGGCTATGATGGTGATGCAGCCCTGTATAAAGGGGTATCCTATGAGGGAGAGCTTGATTATCCGGCAGAATTACATCTGGTAGATCAGAAAATTACGGAGGATATGGATGTTGATGAAGAAATCCGTGAACTGAAGTCTGCAGAAATGGAAGCTTTCATAGCTGGAAAACTTATCAAAGAATCTTTAGGCAAAAGCATCTTTGATGCAAAGAACAATATAGAAAGACCTATGACAAAGCGGGATATTGTCATACTTATGAGAGGACAGAAAAACTATGCGGATAAATTCCAGCAGGTGCTTACAGAGATGGATATACCATCCCATATAAATGACAGTGACGGATATTTTGATACCCTTGAAATTCAGATATTTTTAAACTTATTAAGAATTATTGATAACAGAAGACAGGATATTCCTTTAATAAGTGTATTACATTCCTGCATTTTTGATTTTACTGTGGAAGAACTGGCAGAGATAAGAAGTAACTGCAAGAATACATCCTATTATGAGGCATTTTACAGATATGCAGCCATAAATCCGCATATTCATAGCACTTTATCAGAAAAATGTATTGACGTACTAAAAAAACTGGCAGAGTGGAAACAGGTTTCTGAATTCATGCCACTAGATGAATTAATCTGGAAGTTGTTATGGGATACTGGATACTTTACCTTTGTGGGGCATTACCAGGGGCAGACAAAGACAGGCAAATCTCAGAGCCTTAATAGATAA
- a CDS encoding arginase family protein produces the protein MSEKRNYITIMNFSGIYKYEKFYKDENVIWLDFSGLQGKNCYCDDSAEKLIRERIKNMSPQGLHFIDSGNYHYATKFWIDKIKEKFNLIVIDYHSDMQQPAFYSILSCGSWIAQCLENNTYIDKIILMGISKEQKKALTGKYKDRLICIDNEQIKKDDFLELQGLNRKYPVYISIDKDVLSRNILETNWSQGDMKLTELKSILHGIIPKQNIIGIDLCGECANEEGKLRAVQKNDEVNANLLRFLKNERNLCRMNCHTVQYKS, from the coding sequence ATGAGTGAGAAAAGAAACTATATAACAATTATGAACTTTTCAGGAATTTACAAATACGAGAAGTTTTATAAAGATGAAAATGTCATATGGCTGGATTTTTCCGGTCTTCAGGGAAAAAACTGTTATTGTGACGATTCAGCGGAAAAGCTTATCAGAGAAAGAATCAAAAATATGTCTCCCCAAGGGTTACATTTTATTGATTCAGGTAATTACCATTATGCCACAAAATTCTGGATAGACAAGATAAAAGAAAAGTTTAACCTGATTGTGATTGACTATCATTCAGATATGCAGCAGCCTGCATTTTATAGCATTCTCAGTTGTGGCTCATGGATTGCACAGTGCCTGGAGAACAATACATATATTGATAAAATTATTTTAATGGGCATAAGCAAAGAACAGAAAAAAGCCTTAACTGGAAAATATAAAGACAGGCTGATTTGCATTGATAATGAACAAATAAAGAAAGACGATTTTTTAGAATTACAAGGATTGAACAGAAAGTATCCGGTTTATATATCTATAGATAAAGATGTGTTGAGCAGAAATATACTGGAAACAAACTGGAGTCAGGGAGATATGAAACTGACGGAACTGAAAAGTATTCTTCATGGGATTATTCCCAAGCAAAATATAATTGGCATTGATCTTTGCGGGGAATGTGCCAACGAAGAGGGGAAGCTCCGTGCAGTACAAAAAAATGATGAAGTAAATGCAAATCTATTGAGATTTTTGAAAAATGAAAGAAATTTGTGCAGGATGAACTGTCACACCGTTCAATATAAAAGTTAA
- a CDS encoding enhanced serine sensitivity protein SseB C-terminal domain-containing protein: MLESKTQLMDFFKKLTQERSLKTEMEFYKELNETMLWVPDVSSGHGNNKKTFALLMTADGKKLIPAFLHKKSNLGRFKEEQLIQIPYNKLKYIIIDAEPEINGIAIAPYEENIVLDKNLMDIIDSQATGMNVRREEYTGQMSLRMPDSVPSGMTSALKRFFERSLEVEAAWLMKVMGENAYGEHWMLLIDFYGEKKELFPRVADIMKGYMKQGEMFELVQKTKDLIVKEIEPARIYNRVSNKNLF, translated from the coding sequence ATGCTGGAAAGCAAAACACAACTGATGGATTTCTTTAAAAAGCTGACACAGGAAAGATCTCTTAAAACGGAGATGGAATTTTATAAAGAACTCAATGAAACGATGCTATGGGTACCTGATGTTTCTTCTGGGCATGGAAACAACAAGAAGACTTTTGCTCTGTTAATGACTGCAGATGGAAAAAAATTAATTCCAGCTTTTTTACATAAGAAGTCAAATTTGGGCAGATTTAAAGAAGAGCAATTGATACAAATACCCTATAACAAGCTTAAATATATTATAATCGATGCTGAACCAGAGATAAATGGAATTGCCATTGCTCCTTATGAAGAAAACATAGTTCTGGACAAAAATTTAATGGATATAATAGATTCCCAGGCAACAGGAATGAATGTTCGAAGAGAAGAATATACTGGGCAAATGAGCCTGAGAATGCCAGACAGTGTACCCAGCGGAATGACATCAGCCTTAAAACGGTTTTTTGAAAGAAGTCTTGAGGTTGAGGCTGCCTGGTTAATGAAAGTCATGGGAGAAAATGCATATGGAGAGCATTGGATGCTGCTCATTGATTTTTATGGGGAAAAGAAGGAACTGTTCCCAAGAGTTGCAGATATAATGAAGGGATACATGAAACAAGGGGAGATGTTCGAACTTGTTCAAAAGACCAAAGATCTTATCGTTAAAGAAATAGAACCAGCAAGGATATATAACCGAGTGAGTAATAAAAATTTATTTTAA
- a CDS encoding 3'-5' exonuclease, with the protein MKGLYGFITYVDAVKDKKVPMGQVTLVGENDDVVRIMTIHKSKGLEFPMVIVAGMGKRFNNANSRKPIDLHKNIGLGIRYIEREKHFYKKTLLQMAIDNKRKQEDMEEEVRILYVALTRAQDKLVLLGCVKDLEKYQEAKTGMDGPDVFRASSYLDMIMPVISESSISVYHHNAQEISFDNVRNHVNREQLREFLNNIEKEQVKNEQMAGFAEIYAQIDKQLSFKYGFDYARLLKSKFSVSKLNKISGFLSEESITPEQYERLYYETSYEAALAVPQFAQDIKTGFSASERGTIMHNVLEHWNFREGYVECLEKGNKALDYVRCFVTELEERQLLTEEEADEARKHAKMIVEFQCSSLGKRMAQADEIYRETPFNLMKKIKGEDIIVQGIIDCYFKEGDEYILLDYKTNKVNNPHDPDEIIYLKETYREQIELYREAIEVVKGVKVKDAYIYLMNAGIIIEYE; encoded by the coding sequence ATGAAAGGTCTTTACGGCTTTATTACCTATGTTGATGCTGTCAAAGATAAAAAAGTCCCCATGGGCCAGGTAACTCTTGTAGGGGAAAATGATGATGTTGTCAGGATTATGACCATTCACAAGAGCAAGGGATTGGAGTTCCCAATGGTTATTGTAGCGGGTATGGGAAAAAGGTTTAATAATGCCAATTCCAGAAAGCCAATTGATTTGCATAAAAACATTGGACTTGGTATTCGTTACATAGAAAGAGAAAAACATTTTTATAAAAAAACATTACTTCAGATGGCTATTGACAACAAGAGAAAACAGGAGGACATGGAGGAAGAGGTCAGAATTCTTTATGTGGCACTGACCAGGGCACAGGATAAGCTTGTATTACTGGGTTGTGTAAAGGATCTGGAGAAATACCAGGAAGCAAAGACTGGTATGGATGGACCGGATGTATTCAGAGCATCCAGTTACCTGGATATGATTATGCCAGTTATTTCAGAGAGCAGTATTTCAGTATATCACCATAATGCACAGGAAATTTCATTTGATAATGTGAGAAACCATGTAAACAGGGAGCAACTCAGGGAATTCCTCAATAACATAGAAAAAGAACAGGTGAAGAATGAACAGATGGCAGGTTTTGCGGAGATTTATGCCCAGATTGATAAACAGTTATCTTTCAAATATGGATTTGACTATGCCAGATTGTTAAAATCAAAATTCTCTGTTAGCAAGCTTAACAAGATAAGCGGATTTTTGTCGGAAGAAAGCATCACTCCCGAACAATATGAACGACTTTATTATGAAACTTCTTATGAAGCAGCATTGGCAGTTCCTCAATTTGCACAAGACATTAAAACTGGATTTAGTGCATCAGAACGTGGGACTATTATGCATAATGTATTAGAACATTGGAATTTCAGAGAAGGTTACGTTGAATGTTTAGAGAAGGGGAATAAGGCATTGGATTATGTCCGATGTTTTGTTACAGAACTTGAAGAAAGGCAGCTGCTTACTGAAGAAGAAGCGGATGAGGCCAGAAAACATGCAAAAATGATAGTGGAGTTTCAATGCTCATCTTTAGGCAAAAGAATGGCCCAAGCAGATGAAATATATAGAGAGACCCCCTTTAACTTAATGAAAAAAATTAAAGGGGAAGATATAATCGTACAGGGTATTATCGACTGCTATTTTAAAGAAGGAGATGAATACATACTACTGGACTATAAAACCAATAAGGTCAATAACCCTCATGATCCGGATGAAATTATCTATCTTAAGGAAACTTACAGGGAACAGATTGAACTTTACCGTGAAGCCATAGAAGTAGTGAAAGGTGTAAAGGTAAAGGATGCATATATTTATTTGATGAATGCGGGGATTATAATTGAATATGAGTGA